A section of the Cydia splendana chromosome 1, ilCydSple1.2, whole genome shotgun sequence genome encodes:
- the LOC134795317 gene encoding POU domain, class 2, transcription factor 3-like isoform X4 produces the protein MVLSACVRAASRGYCSYQESGELIKSPSPPPSHDGSASGEGEGEGEASGDERPPSPPRAPSAPLPHPSHPHHPAHAHHHAHALPLPLHAPQPPNVFGGSGAGSALAQLQHLLLTQHGAHSLLLHTQVQQAVAQAAAQQLQQLQARAAAGAHAAHAHLAPDRTIDLHGNTPDLLDQKQTEGRSPSPRRTPPGAGAFLTPMTPGSGRARSPLHAHVHAHTPLHAHAHKPRALEPAADDTADLEELEHFAKTFKQRRIKLGFTQGDVGLAMGKLYGNDFSQTTISRFEALNLSFKNMCKLKPLLQKWLEDADSSLAGGGGGGAPGPGALAEAVGRRRKKRTSIESGVRVALEKAFLHNPKPTSEEISALADALGMEKEVVRVWFCNRRQKVKRTRHESDVMAGVAPPLTNAACWGVQEKRINPPPGESAGPGALSLSLPSALHAAALQPLALLARRPAPGD, from the exons ATGGTGCTGTCAGCCTGCGTGCGCGCCGCGTCGCGCGGATACTGCTCCTACC AAGAGTCGGGCGAGCTCATCAAATCGCCCTCCCCGCCGCCCAGCCACG ATGGGTCGGCGAGCGGCGAGGGCGAAGGCGAGGGCGAGGCGAGCGGCGACGAGCGGCCACCGTCGCCGCCGCGCGCGCCGTCCGCGCCCCTCCCGCACCCCTCGCACCCTCACCACCCCGCTCATGCCCATCACCACGCGCACGCGCTACCACTGCCGCTGCACGCGCCCCAGCCGCCGAATGTATTC GGTGGCAGTGGTGCGGGCTCGGCGCTGGCGCAGCTCCAGCACCTCCTCCTCACACAGCACGGTGCACATTCGCTACTGTTACACACACAG GTACAGCAAGCGGTGGCCCAGGCGGCGGCGCAGCAGCTGCAGCAGCTACAGGCGCGCGCGGCGGCCGGCGCGCACGCCGCGCACGCGCACCTCGCGCCCGACCGCACCATCGATCTGCACGGTAACACTCCCGACTTGCTAGACCAGAAACAGACAG AGGGTCGGTCACCAAGTCCTCGGCGCACGCCTCCCGGCGCAGGCGCATTCCTGACGCCGATGACGCCGGGCTCTGGTCGCGCGCGCTCGCCGCTCCACGCGCATGTGCACGCGCACACGCCCCTGCACGCGCACGCTCACAAGCCGCGAGCGCTCGAGCCCGCCGCCGACGACACTGCTGACCTTGAGGAGCTGGAACACTTCGCGAAGACTTTTAAACAGCGCCGAATCAAGCTCG GATTCACTCAAGGTGACGTGGGTCTAGCAATGGGCAAGCTTTACGGGAACGACTTTTCCCAAACAACGATCTCGCGCTTCGAGGCGCTGAACCTGAGCTTCAAAAACATGTGCAAGCTGAAACCGCTTTTGCAAAAGTGGTTGGAAGACGCAGACTCGTCGCTGGCGGGCGGCGGAGGCGGCGGCGCGCCCGGGCCCGGCGCGCTAGCCGAGGCCGTGGGCCGCCGCCGCAAGAAGCGCACCAGCATCGAGTCGGGCGTGCGCGTCGCGCTCGAGAAGGCCTTCCTGCACAACCCCAAGCCCACTAGCGAGGAGATCTCCGCGCTGGCGGACGCGCTCGGCATGGAGAAGGAGGTGGTCCGCGTCTGGTTCTGCAACCGCCGCCAGAAGGTAAAGCGCACGCGCCACGAATCCGACGTGATGGCCGGCGTCGCGCCGCCGCTCACTAACGCCGCTTGTTGGGGTGTGCAGGAGAAGCGTATCAATCCGCCGCCGGGCGAGAGCGCGGGTCCCGGTGCGCTGTCGCTGTCGCTGCCGAGCGCGCTGCACGCCGCCGCGCTGCAGCCGCTGGCGCTGCTGGCGCGGCGTCCGGCGCCCGGCGACTGA